The following nucleotide sequence is from Triticum dicoccoides isolate Atlit2015 ecotype Zavitan chromosome 7B, WEW_v2.0, whole genome shotgun sequence.
tctcgttaccgggaagtctctttactctcgttccataatgcatcatgccgcaactaactcattagtcacattgcttgcaaggcttatagtgatgtgcattaccgagagggctcagagatacctcttcgatactcggagtgacaaatcctaatcttgatctatgccaacccaacaaacaccttcggagacacctgcagagcatctttataatcacctagttatgttgtgacgtttgatagcacacaaggtattcctccggtattcgggagttgcataatctcgtagtcagaggaatatgtataagtcatgaagaaagcaatatcaataaaactaaacgatcattacgctaagctaacggatgggtcttgtccatcacatcattctctaatgatgtgatcccgtccttcaaatgacaacacatgtctatggttaggaaacataaccatatttgattaacgagctagtcaagtagaggcatggtagggacactctgtttcacatgtactaagtttccagttaatacaattctagcatgaataataaacatttatcaagatataaggaaatataaataacaattttattattgcctctagggcatatttcctttagagggTATGGTTGTGTAGCGACGACCGTCAGTAGCCTCACATGTAGCTACTACGATCGCGGAAAAGAGGTGGTGACAACACATGATTGACTCCGATGGTAGTACTTCTCGAGCACACAGTCTCGAGCTCCAAGGTGAAAACTTAGGTCGAATCCGAGTTGGTTATACATACCTGGCAATGACGATGTTTTTtgcgtcgttaccttgttgaatgCATTGCTCGAATATGCTCGGTCTGGTTCTTTAGTGTGGAAACCTAGACTCTGGCCCTTTGTTGGTTGGATCTGATGAAGGCGATGTTCGAGCAtcgctcccttcctgaaggcgttgttGTTGAAGATCCTCAGTGTTCTTGTGGTGTCATGAAATAGTTGGTGCGGATATGATCATTGTTAGTTTGTCGATCATGGAATTGATCGcttcgtttttttttctttttcctcgcCTAGGCATAGCTTTCGTTTTATATGAGTTTGTTATTTGCAGGTGTGGCTACGTGCatcctatctatggagagactgtgCGAGTGTTCACAGTGTTTATTTCCACTTGAGCCTTTATTTTGAGTAAAATCCACCCCCTTGTCAAAAATACAAGTACCTTATTTATTATGATACGTGATATACTAAGAGAGccattttctttatttttattgctATATATACCATGTCATCTGTACTGCTGCATGAGGATAGATGATACTCCGTGAGAGGTCTTAGCTCGCAGGAGCAAACAAGTAGTACTTGTGCGCGCCGATCAGCATGCGCCAGCCTTGAACCCCACGGCGCCGCCACCAACGTCGTAGAGCATCTCGAACGTCCGCTGCTGCACGTTGCCGATGATGCCGAGCGAGCTGTCATCGCGGTTGGCCGCGAAGGCGAGGCAGCTGTCCAGAATGATCCCGTCCGAGGCGAGGTCGACGACGGCGCCCCCGGAGAACACCAGTGCGACGCTCGGTACGTTGATGGTGGACTGGCCGCTGAAGTCGAAGCACGTGTCGAAGATGCCCCTGGGCTGTGCCGGCGGGTACTGCTTCATGCCGGCCCTGAACGCCGACGACAGCACCGAGTACGCGGTCCGCGGCAGGCGCGTGATGATTGTGCCGGAGTCCATGATCGACCCGGCCGAGAAGACCGAGGTGGGTATGTTGAGCTGCCTGCCTCCCACCCTGATGGCTTGAAGGAGCACGCCGTAGTACGCCGGGACGTGCGTGCTCCTGAGCATCCGGACGTGGATTTTTAGAGCATATGCATCCAGGCCCTGCTATCCTAGCTCTCCAATATCGCTTTAAGATCCGTGCAATACAACTAAGTTTCTATACAaaattttctcttttttgcttCTCCCACATAAAACATATCTTGAAGTTGGAACCTATGCAGGATGGCAAAGCTTTCtaactagaatctaggataaatctttcagatttttttgtccGACGTAAATActaaaaatatgattttttaatcaaacaaaatgtattttgtatatttatgtttgacaaaaaaatctgtacgatttatcctagattctactCAGAAAGCTTTGTCACGCTGCATAGGTTTGAACTTCAAGATATATTCTATgtgggagaaacaaaaaagagaaatataTTTGCACGAATCTTAAAGCAAAAAATGGATGGCTAGATAGAGAGGGCCTGGGTGCATATGCTCTAATATATATTTTCGCTGAGCATCCGCGTCTTGACGAAACCCGAGGTTGCTGCACCGAGAGTGAGGAACCCGAACGACCCCGGAGTCGGCGGGAGGCAGTACGAGAAGGCCTTGCCGAAGGACCCCGCGGTCTGGGTGGCCAGCGACtgagcgccgccgccgagcccgaTGAGCCCAGCGGTCTGGTCGTTGAGAAGGAGGCCCGACTCAGACTGGCTGCACCCGAACTGAAAGTTGCTGACGGCGTTGGAGCCCAGAGAGAGCGTGTCGGAGCTGTAGGTCCCGATGGTTCTCGAACCATCGCCGTAGTTGACAATGTATTGGCACTGGGAGCCGGAGCAGCCGTTTCCTTGGCCGTCCCGGCGGAGCTGCGCGCAGGCGGCGGAGCTGCAGGTGAACGGGGAGTAGGTGCTCGACGAGCTGGGGTCGAAGAGCGAGTCCGCCTGCGAGTGGCACCGCGAGCATGGCTTGCACTGCACCCATGACACGTCGCTGCCTGTGTCGATGAACATGGTCTGGGTCACGGCCGGCGAGCCGATGCCGACGGTGATCACGTACTGCAACGTGCCCAGGGAGAGGCCCAGTGTGGTAGGCACGGTTACGTCCGACTGCTCCACGCCGCCACCCTTGACGCCAGAGAACTTCTGTCCGATGTATTCAGCTCGGAGCTGGTCAcgccagagcatctcctccaaggtCGGCGCCTTCGTGGAGGGGACGGGGGAGCATGGGCCGTGCCGGTGGTGCAACGGCACCGTGACGACGCCGCCGGATGGTGAACTCACTGCTGAAACAATCAAGATCGACATGGAATGGAAACGATTAGAAAGGTGCATACAGtagtacgtactatacgtatagtatTGTTTTTTTTGAAATGATACGTATAGTATTCGTTGTACTTGATCCATTGGAATGTCAAGTGCATGGACAGTAGTGCACCTTTGTGATCGGTGCAGTTGACGGTGGCAGATTTCAGAGACCCAGCGGGCAGAACCATGTAGTAGCTGCCAAGATCATCTCCTGCGTGAGCAACGAGAGTGTGGTAAGCGCACAGCAGGAGAAGCACAAGCTTCGAAACCGACGCCATGGCGTATAGATGCTGTTTCTTTGCTTAGCTGCAGCTTCAGAATGCGAGCCCTCTTTATATAGAGGAGACTCGTGCCTTGTGGTCTTCTCGTAATTAACGAGAAGTTGCCGCCAGTTTTGATTTCGTCAATTGCACGGGTGGAAGGATTAGGTAACGTCATTTTTTGTTGACAAAATTATCGGGAATTCTATCATCTGGCATATGTACAGATATAGTACGTACTAGCTATAAATACTCATGCAAGTAATAAAAAGTACATACTACCCCGAAAAAAAGTACTCCTCTGTTTCAAAATAGATGGCACAACTTTATtctaactttgtattaaagttaatATAAAatcgagtcatctattttgaaacgaggGAGTAATAAAAAGTATATCTCGAGGAACGACGTTGACCGTGGAGGTACTCGTCGACGGTCCATGCTCATCTCAAAGTTGCCACTGTGGCCTTTACTGTACGTCCATGTCCATGCACCTCTCTGGGGAGACGATTTGGGACATGCATGCACCCGCATGATTGTGTCAAAATTCAGGCTTTCTTTGGTTCCTAGAAATTTTCTAGGAATTCTATAGGGAAGGATTTTCAAAGGAAAAATATCATTTACAGCCTTCTGTTTTGTTGGAATGAATTCCTATACTTATGTAGGATACCCGCAAAAAAAATAACTACGTAGGATAGAAACCAATCCTTCGCATTTCAAAGAAAAAAACATTAGCCTGAACTCAATGAAAAAAAGAATCATATTTATGCATCAAAAGACATGTATCTCAAGACatgtctttctctataggaattgagatacatgttatCTCACTTCCTGTAATTTTCCtttcctatgatattcctatcctatgcactAAAGGAGGCCTCAGAAATTGGTTTTCTGATGGAGCTTAATTACTCCATGCATGCAGCCTTTGGTAAGTTTTGAAGTGGTACACCTTGTGGCGGAGAGTGCATGCCAATCCACCCCAcctctcatactttttcatttgACTATAATATCTTTTGAACCGAAAGTGCAATTTATATTTTGCTTGCATATTCATGTTGTGATGAGGGCTTTGAAAAAATACCATTTTAGTACATTTTGACAGGTTTCAAAAGCTTCACCAAGTTTCAACTACTAAAATTTGAAAGGAACGATGATAAATTTACCATGTTTCAAAAACTAAAACttacaccctaaaccctaagacttACCCCCATATGCCCTAAGCCCTAAACCCTAAAAGCAAATGAAACTTAGTAACAAATTAATATCGCAACTATCAAGTTATAATATCTAAAAATTGGTAAAACTTCAAAAGTTATCAAAATTAGTCTTGTTGAAGGTACTCGTTGCAATGAACACAAATATGCAAACAAAACTTGATTTGGGATTTCGATTCAAAAGATATTAGATTTAGGTTTGTAAATGAAATAACAAAGTATGGGAGGTGTGGTGGGTGGAGCAAGCAACTCTGCCAAAAGTTGCATGCATGGGCCCCGTATGTATTGATTAAAGGCTAAAACACAAGCAAATGATCAAACTACTTTATGAATCTCGACGCAAATCAATGGTTGCATGCCTTCGTGCCTCTATGAATTTCGGCACCTCTTTGGTGTGTTTCTTTTCCCTTTGTGCGTCTTCTTTAATAACCATTGCATGTAAGACAGTTTCTCGTAAATTGGCATTCTCGATATCGGGACGAGTTGACGCTTACATTGTGTCACCCTATTCTTCCACTCTGCATAATGGTTTGTCATGTGTTGCCATGTCTGTCCACTTGTCATCACACTATTGGTATTCTTTACTAGATCGAGCATCGACGCCCAGGGTTAGCTCCATATTGTGTGTTCTCCTCCTTTTGTCATGAAACTATTTGAGGTCTAAGTCCCCTTGATATCGTTGTTTAGTGTTGATACCAGCTCGTCTACTCGATCACTATAAAATCCTTGTAAAAACTTACTAGAATTAGGGCCGTAAAAATTGATTTAATGCTTGTTTGTTTTCTTCTGTAAAAACTAGGACTTGTTTGCAAATATCATAGAATTTGAGGGCTAAATTAGAAAGTACAGCAAGCCTAAAGGCGTGGGTGTGAGATGTAGGGACAAATATATATACTATAGTCATAGGACTAAAATGTAAGATATCCAGATGTATAAGGCTCACTCTCTCTTTCGTGTGGTTATCAATTTCCTTGGGAAAAAAATTATAAGCTCTGTTGAGCCATTGCCAAAAGGTGCCAACGCATGCAGTGTTGTTAGTTCTTATCTAGTCCCCTGTCATTGCCTTAGGCGGACGTGCCACTAAGAGCCCCACTAGGTGACGATGCCATGACCCCCAGAGCGGAGGACAGACTCAGCCCAACAGCTACGGGATGAGCCAAGCCCACGACATGGAGTCCATCACCATACGGGGCGCATCATCAAGTTGGAGTTCATGTCTTGTATTCTATTCAATATAGTAGTTCTTGTTGTATCTGAagaaaatatgtcctagaggcaataataaagttgttattttatatttccttatatcatgataaatgtttattattcatgctagaattgtattaactggaaacttgatacatgtgtggatacatagacaaaacaccgtgtccctagtaaatctctactagactagctcgttaattaaagatggttaaatttcctaaccatagacatgtgttgtcatttcatgaacaggatcacatcattaggagaatcatgtgatggacaagacccatccattagcttagcataatgatcgttcagttttattgctattgctttcttcatgtcaaatacacattccttcgactatgagattttgaaactcccggataccggagtaataccttgtgtgctatcaaatgtcacaatataactgggtgattataaagatgctctacaggtatctccgaaggtatttgttgggttggcatagatcgagattaggatttgtcacttcgagtattggagaggtatctctgggccctctctgtaatacacaccgtaagaagccttgcaagcaaagtgatgtattacggaacgagtaaagagacttgcctgtaacgagattgaactaggtatgaagataccgacgatcgaatctcgggcaagtaacataccgatggacaaagggaataacgcatTTTGTCAtagcagttcgaccgataaagatcttcatagaatatgtgggaaccaatatgagcatccaggttccgctattggttattgaccggacaagtgtctcagtcatgtctacatagtttcgaacccgtagggtccgcacgcttaatgttcgatgaggattttgtattatatgagttatgtgatttggtgaccaaatgttgttcgtagtcccggatgagatcatggacatgacgaggagtcttgaaatggtcgagaggtaaatatttatatataggacgatggtattcggacactggaagtgtttcgggatGCACCGGGTACTTATCAGGTCACGGAAATGGGTTcctggcacccccggcaaaagatatgggccttatgggacaagaggggaaacgcaccagccacaaaggggctggtgcgccccctgtttgtgtcaaaaccagcagatccccGGTAGGAGGGCAAGCTGTATGTCTGCGGATTGATGGTAGCAATAATcaaagggacacagtgtttacccaggtccgggccctcttaatggaggtaaaaccctactcctgcttgattatattcgatgagtataggggttgcaagagttgatctacctcgagatcgtggtGGCTAAACCCTAACTTGGCTAGCCTGtcaatgttatgatcctgccttcggtctaaaccctccggtttatatagataccggaggggcctaGAGTTGCACAAGGTCAGTTAAACAGAAAGGAAATAATATACTCGGACACCTAAACTTTCCATTCACATATACGAGAGTCCCAACCAGACGCGAGAAGCGGTCGTCTTCCTTGTATCTTGACAACACATTAGTCCGGGCCATATTGAATAGACCGAAcgaccaaggaccccttagtccaggactccctcagtagcccctgaaccagtcttcaatgatgacgtGTTCGGTGCGCAggtcgtcttcggcattgcgaggcgggttcctctccTTGAATAACATATATCATCTTTCCTTCACAAGAGGATTGTATTCGGCTTTGTATaattaacacaacccttagccgcgaaggcgGGATACCTagagttgtacaaagtcagttaaaCATAAAGGAAATAATATACTCGGACATCTAAACTTTCCGTTCGCGTATACgggagtcccaaccggacacgagAAGTGGTCTTCTTCCTTGTATTTTGacagcccattagtctggcccatattGAATAGaccgaacgcccgaggaccccttagtccaggactccctcaccccccatatgggctggccaaattggagaaggtaaggggaaggaggaaaggaaaaaggaataggattccccctttcccctcttcccttcctagtctgaataggaataggaaaagagggaggccgaattgggaggaccccaagtaggattcctcctactttagGCGCCCCCTTggatgcctctcctcccctccaacatatatatatatgtggggggggcaCCATTAGAACATACAATaacaattgttagccatgtgcggtgccccctccacagtttatgcctctggtcatatcttcgtagtgcttaggcgaagccctgcgcggatcactgcaccatcactgtcaccatgtcgtcgtgctgacggaactcatctacttcctcgacaccttgctggatcaagaaggcgagggacgtcatcatgctgaacgtgtgcagtactcggaggtgtcgtacgttcggtacttgatcggtcggagctagaagaagttcgactacataaaccgcattgtcaaacgcttccacgtTTGGTCTAtgcgggtacgtggacacactctccccctctcattattATGCATCTccctgatagatcttgcgtgagcataggaagttttttgaaattgcatgctacatttcccgacagtggcatccgagccaggtctatgcgtagatgatatgcacgagtagaacacaaggagttgtgggtggtgatagtcatactgcttaccaccaacgtcttattttgattcggcggtattgttggatgaagcggcccggtccAACCTTACATGacaacgttcatgagaccggttccaccgatagacatgcaactagttttgcataaaggtggctggagggtgtctgtttctccaactttagttgaatcgaatttgactgcggccggtccttgttgaaggttaaaacaacaaacttgataaatcaccgttgtggttttgatgcataggtaagaacggttcttattagaagcccgtagcagccacgtaaaacttgcaacaacaaagtagaggacgtctaacttgtttttgcagggcatgttgtgatgtgatatggtcaagacatgatatgatatacgttattgtatgagatgatcatgttttgtaaaagttatcgacaactggcaggagccttatggttgtcgctttattgtacgaatgcaaacgccatgtaattgctttactttatcactatgcgttagcgatagttgtagaagcaatagttggcgagatgaaaacgacgctacgatggagatcaaggtgtcaagccagtgacgatgaaaatcatgatggtgctttggagatgtagatcaaaggcacaagatgatgatggccatatcatgtcacatattttgattaaatgtgatgtttatcttttatacatcttattttgcttagtacggcaatagcattataagatgatcccttaactaaatttcaaggtataagtgttctccctgagtatgcactgttgtgaaagttcttcgtgctgagacaccacgtgatgatcgggtgtgataggctctatgttcacatacaacggggcaagacagttttacacatgcagaatactcgggttaaacttgacgagcctagaatgtacagacatgaccttggaatactggagaccgaaaggtcgaatgtgaataatatattagatatgatcaacatagagatgttcaccattgatgactactccatctcacgtgatgatcagacatggtttagttgatttggatcacatatcatttagatgacatgagggatgtctatctaagtgggagttcttaagtaatatggttaattgaacttaatttatcacgaacttagtcctgatagtattagcatcactgctagaatcaggatctttgccgtcagccatctctttgtcgtctgctagctgatggcaaagatggCCATTGCCAACAGCTTACAGAAAACTGACGGCAAAGAAGGAGCGGACGACAATGATCGTGTTTTCCATCAGCCGtccctttgccgtctgctagcggacggcatagaagctttgtcgtcggctagcagatggcaaagagggtgGGTGGCCCACTAACGAGAAGAACTTAACGGCCACTTTCTTTGTTGTCCCCTCTTTGCCATCGAAAGTGGCCCACCTAATGACCGTCCTCCCCCCCTCGGCCACACCCCACTACctaggctctttgtcgtctgctagaaaACATCAAAGAGATTTGATCTAACAAAAAGGGTCAGTGCCCATGCCCGCGCCATCCTCTTTCTCTCCCTTGTGTCTCTCTCCCCTCAGCATGCTCTCCCCCTGCCTGAGCCACCCCCGCTGTCGGtaacaaaaccggcggatctcgggtaggagttcccgaactatgcgtctaaggataatggtaacaggagactggggacacgatgttttacccaggttcgggccctatcgatggaggtaataccctacttcctgcttgattgatcttgatgatatgagtattacaagagttgatctaccacgagatcggagaggctaaaccctagaagctagcctatggtatgattgttgttgtcctacggactaaaccctctggtttatatagacaaaggatggggctagggttacacagagtcggttacagagaaggagatctacatccgaatcaccaagcttgccttccacgcaaaggagagtcccatacggacacgggatgaagtcttcaatcttgtatcttcatagtccaacaatctggccaaagtacatagtccggctgtccggatacccccttatccaggaatccctcagtagcccctgaactaggcttcaatgatgatgagtccggagcgcagattgtcttcggcattgcaaggcgggttccatctccgaatactccaagataaattccgaacacgaggaccgtgtccggctctgcaagacaaatttcacataccaccgtagagagaacaataatccatgAATCTAATCTACTGATAGctcttcgtagcgtgacatcacgccacgacccgtCTCTTATTCGAACCTTTTttacaaccagctaccgcacacatcgcgaggcggtttctttggcacgtcttgtcaaagcagagatcgtgtcccccttatcgcgggattctcatcaatacgggtgtgggtaacccaaccgcgccatcaattgtggTGCTTTGGGAAATGAGTAATTttgacaggcaagtggggaggcgcacatttttTCACtgtctttataaagggataaggatcccctgttttcacccacgccttctttctcCTTTGCTCATCCTATCTCGCACTCTCGAGCTCCTgcacccaagttctcaccttctacaTAGGACCATCCGcatcatgtctggagcaggaggcaagtggatggcctcctccgtcaaggaggaggatatCACCAagattcgggcggccggatacctggccgaaaacattgcgcacaggcttccggcggagggacagatcacccctaccccaaagtctcgggagagagtagtattcctccctcatttcaaccacggactaggatttccactccacccgttcgtccgcgggctcatgtattactatgggctagatttccatgatctagccccaaattttgtcctcaacatctcggcgttcatcgtcgtgtgcgaggccttcttccgcatcaggccccactttggcctgtggctgaaaatcttctgcgtgaagccaaagatcgtTAGCGGCcagtaggcggagtgcggaggcgccatggtgggcaaaatgcccaatcttacatggcttgatggctcctttgtggagactgtgaaaGGGTGGCTAtcaggatggttctacatcactgagctgcGCGACGCCAATTGGGTGGCGGTCCCCAAATTCCGAtcaggaatccccatgcggctcccctcttgggagaagaagggcctggcctggggcgaacccgtGGAGatgaccggactcgagacctgcatcaaaggtatgagggacaagaacatcaagcttgtcaacgtggtccaggtcatgctcgtctgccggattctcctgtgtcaaagacgggcattcaatatgtgggagttcgatccggccgaacaccagatgctgcatgagctcttcgacacgatgcataaggacgtTTGGAAGGCACTATTCAAGACCGAAGAAGTTCCTCCTCCCATTTCCGAGGACCGCGGGATCAACGCAAAGCGCCTTGCCAATTTGGTAAGTCCTCTAACCACCATAAGATTTATCTTTCCCATCATGTTCATGGGAGGATCTTAAGTCACCATGCTGACAAAACAGGAGTATgtgaagaaggcggagcagatcgactgtccggctctgctgcccgaagatccagcgaCCGCACTCCTGGCGGAGAAGCTGGCTCCGacgccttataaggtgccggagaagaaggccgaaaagaaggccacgggggccaggaagggtctccggcgcgaggCCGCACCGGATGCCTCACTCGAAGAtgatgaggcgcactcctcccacgaaggggggagaagaagaagaggaagagggccgccccgtccggggaggccgaagggtccaagaaagcggccgcggggaccaggaagggtctccggaacCGGGCCATAGTAGACTCGTCGTCAGAAGACGGAGAGGCAGATTCCTTCCATGGAGACGGGGAGGAAC
It contains:
- the LOC119342028 gene encoding aspartyl protease family protein At5g10770-like; translated protein: MASVSKLVLLLLCAYHTLVAHAGDDLGSYYMVLPAGSLKSATVNCTDHKVSSPSGGVVTVPLHHRHGPCSPVPSTKAPTLEEMLWRDQLRAEYIGQKFSGVKGGGVEQSDVTVPTTLGLSLGTLQYVITVGIGSPAVTQTMFIDTGSDVSWVQCKPCSRCHSQADSLFDPSSSSTYSPFTCSSAACAQLRRDGQGNGCSGSQCQYIVNYGDGSRTIGTYSSDTLSLGSNAVSNFQFGCSQSESGLLLNDQTAGLIGLGGGAQSLATQTAGSFGKAFSYCLPPTPGSFGFLTLGAATSGFVIHVRMLRSTHVPAYYGVLLQAIRVGGRQLNIPTSVFSAGSIMDSGTIITRLPRTAYSVLSSAFRAGMKQYPPAQPRGIFDTCFDFSGQSTINVPSVALVFSGGAVVDLASDGIILDSCLAFAANRDDSSLGIIGNVQQRTFEMLYDVGGGAVGFKAGAC